One Catillopecten margaritatus gill symbiont DNA window includes the following coding sequences:
- the cas9 gene encoding CRISPR-associated endonuclease Cas9, which yields MSKKVLGLDLGSNSIGWALMSEIDGEVNQIIDLGSRIFNKAVEDKVPTPKNQKRRDMRLGRRVLQRRARRKQRMINYLISLDLLPQELHNNFGQEKLLNELGDPYELRAKGLDEQLTPFELGRVLLHFVARRGFLSSKKQIAGDLVDDPDTQTYLSTLDNKQTKDEEGQFKADIAEVYQAITSNNARTLGEYLFNRQVGEVKRNRSHDGGHLRTDRKMYKDELALIWEFQQQYFELPENFMSEIDKIIFYQRPLKLKKDRVGKCSLEPKHYRANTARLEVQKFRYLQDINNLQYFERHSEEWFSLNSEQKDKLKTYFEHHPKITITALKKELGLDKPTKINLEAKNLKGNVTACEIRDVIGNTWDEYSNAEQSQLFEDLFTIKKKSSLKARLITHWDFDKQTAVKLCLIEFEPSHSNHSLKAIKKLLPFLENGLRYDEARVEVGYGYEVKENEVQDKLPIPPETSNPIVNKGMHELRRVVNAIIKQYGKLDIVRIEMARDLEMNTKRYKANEAQQKKNQKANEEATKAFIQETGKKYPSHDEKIRYRLWKDQDNRCAYSGNTIALGQIFSADCEIDHILPFKKSLDDSYMNKVLCFEKENRNKDDRTPIDAWGGDNDKWNQITQAISHWDQSLKSKIARFYTKDEDLQKRDFISSQLNDTRYISRLAQDYMRQLDCDVNVTKGFVVSQIRHQWGFNDLIGETDKKERTDHRHHAIDAVVIASSSRSLYQQATKQIKQNKLKIPRPYSNIKEELNEKLKHMIVSHTPQRKLSGSLHEETGAGYIAKHGGLVYRKTLNPEFTIKNAMSIVDEQVQLKVLEHIENFGSSKEAFNEENLQQLKLGKNPIKRVRVLQSKIKTTKKQTAEDILQQTKFGVRDKSGKIFKYMSYGNTHHIEIIKNIKTEKITGIFVTMMEASNRIKGINIPKQPVVKTDHGENWEFIMALHINDTVSIEKENGERIFYRVQKLGGGYDITLRLNTASTIGNNEQCLPLMVKGVIENNLIQHKINAIGGLIDD from the coding sequence ATGAGTAAAAAAGTATTAGGTTTGGATTTGGGTAGTAACTCTATCGGTTGGGCATTGATGAGTGAAATAGACGGCGAAGTTAATCAGATTATAGATTTGGGTTCACGGATTTTTAACAAGGCTGTAGAGGATAAAGTACCCACGCCAAAAAATCAAAAACGCCGTGATATGCGATTAGGACGCAGGGTATTACAGCGCCGTGCTAGACGAAAGCAAAGAATGATTAATTATTTAATCTCACTTGATTTATTGCCTCAAGAACTGCACAATAATTTTGGACAAGAAAAATTACTCAATGAATTGGGCGACCCTTATGAATTGCGTGCCAAAGGACTGGATGAACAACTAACCCCATTTGAACTCGGCAGAGTACTCCTACATTTTGTCGCAAGGCGTGGTTTTTTGTCCAGCAAAAAGCAAATTGCTGGGGATTTAGTAGATGACCCAGATACACAAACTTATTTATCAACATTGGACAACAAACAAACCAAAGATGAAGAAGGGCAATTTAAAGCTGATATTGCTGAGGTCTATCAAGCAATAACAAGCAATAATGCCAGAACTTTAGGCGAGTATTTATTCAATCGTCAAGTTGGTGAAGTTAAACGCAACCGTTCACACGATGGTGGACATTTGCGTACTGATAGAAAAATGTATAAAGATGAACTGGCTTTAATTTGGGAGTTTCAACAGCAGTATTTTGAATTACCTGAAAATTTCATGAGCGAAATTGACAAAATCATTTTTTATCAACGCCCTTTAAAACTTAAAAAAGACAGGGTGGGTAAATGCTCATTAGAACCCAAACATTACCGAGCCAATACTGCACGATTAGAAGTGCAAAAATTCAGATATTTACAAGATATTAATAATTTACAGTATTTTGAGCGACATAGCGAAGAGTGGTTTTCATTAAATTCTGAACAGAAAGACAAATTAAAAACTTATTTTGAGCATCATCCAAAAATTACAATAACCGCCCTAAAAAAGGAATTAGGATTGGACAAGCCCACTAAAATAAACTTAGAGGCTAAAAATCTAAAAGGCAATGTTACCGCTTGTGAAATTCGTGATGTAATCGGCAATACTTGGGATGAATATTCAAACGCAGAACAATCACAACTATTTGAAGACTTATTTACTATTAAGAAAAAATCTTCTCTTAAAGCAAGGCTCATTACCCACTGGGATTTTGACAAGCAAACTGCGGTTAAATTATGTTTGATTGAATTTGAACCCTCTCACTCCAATCACTCGCTCAAGGCCATTAAAAAACTATTGCCATTTTTAGAAAATGGGCTTCGCTATGATGAGGCAAGAGTTGAAGTAGGTTATGGCTATGAAGTTAAAGAAAATGAAGTGCAAGATAAATTACCCATCCCACCCGAAACCTCCAACCCAATTGTCAACAAAGGTATGCATGAGTTACGCCGTGTGGTCAATGCCATTATTAAACAATATGGTAAACTTGATATTGTGCGCATTGAAATGGCACGCGATTTGGAAATGAACACTAAACGCTACAAAGCAAACGAAGCGCAACAAAAGAAAAACCAAAAAGCCAATGAAGAGGCTACTAAGGCTTTCATACAAGAAACAGGTAAAAAATACCCCTCTCATGATGAAAAAATACGCTATCGCTTATGGAAAGACCAAGATAATCGCTGTGCATATAGTGGTAATACGATTGCACTGGGGCAAATTTTCTCAGCAGATTGCGAGATAGACCACATTCTGCCTTTCAAAAAATCGCTAGATGACAGTTACATGAACAAGGTATTGTGTTTTGAAAAAGAAAACCGCAATAAGGACGACAGAACTCCCATTGATGCCTGGGGTGGTGATAATGACAAATGGAATCAAATCACTCAAGCCATTAGTCATTGGGATCAATCCCTAAAATCAAAAATTGCGCGTTTTTACACCAAAGATGAAGATTTGCAAAAACGCGACTTTATCTCTTCGCAACTTAATGACACTCGTTATATTTCACGATTGGCGCAAGACTATATGCGTCAGTTAGATTGCGATGTCAATGTGACTAAAGGCTTTGTGGTAAGTCAAATTCGCCATCAGTGGGGTTTTAACGATCTAATTGGTGAAACGGATAAAAAAGAACGCACCGACCATCGCCATCACGCTATTGATGCAGTTGTTATCGCCAGTAGCTCTAGAAGTCTGTATCAACAAGCAACAAAACAAATTAAACAAAACAAACTCAAAATTCCACGACCATATAGCAACATCAAAGAAGAATTAAATGAGAAGTTAAAACACATGATTGTCTCTCATACGCCACAACGCAAATTATCAGGCTCTCTCCACGAAGAAACGGGTGCGGGATATATTGCAAAACATGGTGGGCTGGTTTATCGCAAAACACTTAATCCAGAATTTACAATTAAAAACGCCATGAGTATTGTTGACGAACAAGTTCAATTAAAAGTGTTAGAGCACATTGAAAACTTTGGCAGTAGCAAAGAGGCATTTAACGAAGAAAACTTACAACAGTTAAAACTTGGCAAAAATCCAATCAAACGCGTTAGGGTTTTACAGTCAAAAATAAAAACCACTAAAAAACAAACTGCGGAAGATATTTTGCAACAAACTAAATTTGGTGTCAGAGATAAGTCGGGTAAGATTTTTAAATATATGTCTTATGGAAACACCCACCATATTGAGATTATTAAAAATATTAAAACTGAAAAAATCACAGGCATATTTGTCACTATGATGGAAGCATCCAATAGAATTAAGGGTATTAACATACCAAAACAACCCGTGGTAAAAACTGACCACGGGGAAAATTGGGAGTTTATTATGGCATTACATATCAATGATACTGTCAGCATTGAAAAAGAAAATGGTGAGAGAATATTCTACCGAGTGCAAAAATTAGGTGGAGGTTACGATATTACACTTAGATTAAATACTGCATCCACTATTGGCAATAATGAACAATGCCTGCCTTTGATGGTAAAAGGCGTTATTGAGAATAATTTAATTCAACATAAAATCAATGCAATTGGCGGGTTGATAGATGATTAA
- the cas1 gene encoding CRISPR-associated endonuclease Cas1 encodes MIKRIVEVSNPSYLYLKNKQLIIEQAHEVVAQVPIEDIGVLILEHSAINITQPLIIECQKNNTAIVFCDEKHLPYSTILPISEGNNLHQKILKQQINISEPVRKNLWKQVIQQKIQNQANTLKQFNKPFVRLEKIKAEVKSGDATNCEGLAAQYYWKALLGKDFIRDQNAEGINAVLNYGYSIIRATIARSIVASGLHPAIGLFHHNQYNGLCLADDLMEPFRPWVDSIAYQLYQQNANISVTKEVKIPFLNLISESVEFKDKKMPLMISVHYLMADLKRAFAKENKRLTYPKK; translated from the coding sequence ATGATTAAACGCATCGTTGAGGTATCAAACCCCAGTTATTTATACCTTAAAAACAAGCAACTGATTATTGAACAAGCACACGAAGTAGTAGCACAAGTTCCAATAGAAGATATTGGGGTTTTGATTTTAGAGCATAGTGCCATTAACATCACTCAGCCATTGATTATCGAATGTCAGAAAAACAATACCGCTATTGTTTTCTGTGATGAAAAGCACTTGCCCTATTCTACAATTTTGCCAATATCAGAGGGTAATAATTTGCACCAAAAAATTCTTAAACAACAAATTAATATCTCTGAGCCTGTGCGTAAAAATCTGTGGAAGCAAGTCATTCAACAAAAAATTCAGAATCAAGCTAATACACTCAAACAATTTAACAAGCCGTTTGTGCGTTTAGAAAAAATCAAAGCCGAAGTTAAATCTGGTGACGCCACAAATTGCGAAGGGCTGGCGGCACAATATTATTGGAAAGCCTTACTCGGTAAAGATTTTATCCGCGATCAAAATGCCGAAGGTATTAATGCTGTGCTAAATTATGGCTATTCAATTATCCGTGCAACCATTGCCAGAAGCATTGTAGCCAGTGGTTTACATCCTGCCATTGGCTTATTTCATCATAATCAATATAATGGATTATGCTTAGCAGATGATTTGATGGAGCCTTTTCGTCCTTGGGTAGATAGCATTGCCTATCAATTGTATCAACAGAATGCAAATATCAGCGTCACCAAAGAAGTTAAGATTCCTTTTTTAAATTTAATCAGCGAAAGTGTTGAGTTCAAAGACAAAAAAATGCCACTGATGATTTCTGTGCATTATTTAATGGCAGATTTAAAACGGGCGTTTGCCAAAGAAAACAAACGACTCACCTATCCAAAAAAATAA
- the cas2 gene encoding CRISPR-associated endoribonuclease Cas2 has protein sequence MFGGLQTMWTIVLFDLPTEDIQMKRDYRFFRKFLLESGFTMMQYSVYMRHSSSEENAQVHANRVKLHLPPDGEVRIIKITDKQFGRIEVFYGKKRQSTEKPPDQLSFF, from the coding sequence ATGTTCGGAGGCTTGCAAACTATGTGGACGATAGTTTTATTTGACTTGCCAACAGAAGATATTCAAATGAAAAGAGACTACCGCTTCTTCCGCAAATTTCTACTTGAAAGTGGATTCACCATGATGCAATACTCGGTATATATGCGCCATTCCAGTAGCGAAGAAAACGCACAAGTTCACGCCAACCGAGTTAAATTGCACTTACCACCAGACGGCGAGGTACGAATTATCAAAATAACTGATAAACAATTTGGGCGAATTGAAGTTTTTTATGGAAAAAAACGCCAATCCACCGAAAAACCACCCGATCAATTATCATTTTTTTGA
- the fbp gene encoding FK506-binding protein, translating to MADLQIEELEVGKGKACKAGDFVSMHYTGWLTNGKKFDSSVDSGMPFDFKLGAGHVIPGWDEGIEGMKVGSKRKLTIPSKLAYGEFGAGPIPPNATIIFEVALLSVGKK from the coding sequence ATGGCAGATTTACAGATTGAAGAGTTAGAGGTGGGCAAAGGTAAGGCGTGTAAGGCGGGCGATTTTGTATCTATGCACTATACGGGCTGGTTGACGAATGGCAAAAAATTTGATTCAAGTGTGGACTCTGGGATGCCGTTTGATTTTAAGTTAGGAGCTGGGCATGTGATTCCTGGCTGGGATGAAGGTATTGAGGGGATGAAAGTAGGTAGTAAACGCAAACTGACCATTCCGTCAAAGTTGGCTTATGGTGAATTTGGTGCGGGGCCCATTCCACCGAATGCAACCATTATTTTTGAAGTAGCGCTATTAAGTGTGGGTAAAAAATGA
- the alaC gene encoding Glutamate-pyruvate aminotransferase AlaC, with product MNEDFPRIKRLPAYVFAITNELKAEARARGEDIIDFGMGNPDQPTPEHIVEKLVEAARRPNTHRYSTSKGIPRLRQAISNWYKKRFDVDLDPETEAIVTIGSKEGLANLAQAVVGNGDTVLVPNPAYPIHPYGFVIAGADIQHVPCGPDDDFFAELERSIKNTFPKPKMLVLNYPSNPTSECVELEFFEKVIKVAKEHKIWVIQDLAYADIVFDGYIAPSILQVKGAKEIAVEFFSLSKSYNMPGWRVGFMVGNPTLVGALAKIKSYLDYGMFTPIQVAAIEALEGDQTCVREISDMYQDRRDVLCEGLNSIGWEVTPPKATMFVWAKIPESYQAMGSLEFTKKLLDVAKVGVSPGIGFGEYGDKYVRFGLIENKDRTRQAIRGIREMFKRDGVS from the coding sequence ATGAATGAAGATTTCCCAAGAATAAAACGCTTGCCTGCCTATGTTTTTGCCATTACTAATGAGTTGAAGGCAGAGGCGCGAGCGCGGGGCGAGGATATTATTGACTTTGGTATGGGTAATCCTGATCAGCCAACGCCTGAGCATATTGTGGAAAAATTAGTGGAAGCAGCACGCCGTCCGAATACACATAGATATTCAACTTCTAAAGGAATCCCTCGGTTGCGTCAAGCGATTTCAAACTGGTATAAAAAGCGTTTTGATGTGGATTTAGACCCTGAAACTGAGGCGATTGTAACAATTGGCTCAAAAGAAGGGTTGGCAAATCTTGCGCAGGCGGTGGTTGGAAATGGTGATACAGTATTGGTGCCAAATCCTGCATATCCGATTCATCCTTATGGGTTTGTAATTGCGGGGGCTGATATACAACATGTGCCTTGTGGGCCAGATGATGATTTTTTTGCGGAGTTAGAGCGGTCAATCAAAAACACTTTTCCAAAGCCAAAAATGCTGGTGCTTAATTACCCCTCAAACCCGACTTCTGAGTGTGTAGAGCTGGAGTTTTTTGAGAAAGTAATTAAGGTTGCTAAGGAGCATAAAATTTGGGTGATTCAAGATTTGGCGTATGCAGATATTGTTTTTGACGGCTATATAGCGCCAAGTATTTTACAGGTGAAAGGCGCAAAAGAGATTGCTGTAGAATTTTTCTCATTATCTAAAAGTTACAATATGCCGGGGTGGCGTGTGGGCTTTATGGTTGGCAACCCGACTTTAGTAGGGGCATTGGCAAAGATTAAATCTTACTTAGATTATGGAATGTTCACGCCAATCCAAGTAGCAGCGATTGAGGCGTTGGAAGGTGACCAGACTTGTGTGCGAGAGATTTCTGATATGTATCAAGACAGACGCGATGTATTGTGTGAAGGGCTAAATTCTATTGGTTGGGAAGTAACGCCACCGAAGGCAACGATGTTTGTATGGGCAAAAATTCCTGAGTCTTATCAGGCGATGGGTTCACTAGAATTTACCAAAAAATTATTAGATGTAGCAAAAGTGGGTGTATCACCAGGTATTGGTTTTGGCGAATATGGCGACAAATATGTGCGTTTTGGATTAATTGAAAACAAGGATAGGACGCGCCAAGCAATACGGGGTATTCGTGAAATGTTTAAGCGAGATGGGGTGTCGTGA
- the metAS gene encoding Homoserine O-succinyltransferase, with product MPLIAHSNLPSFKRLQQEGEVVLSKDRANSQVIRELHIGLLNMMPDAALEATERQFFRLIGRSNQIAQFYLHPFTLSSIERGEKAQAHIDAHYLDFNEIKTQGLDALIVTGAPVKEADLEKEPFYQQLKEVIEWSYDHVTSTLCSCLATHAVLEFRYGQKRQPMEKKCWGVFPHQVQDRIHPLVNDVNTQFDVPHSRYNEISKAQFDKAGVKILADSEIGAHLCVSEDLLRIVFFQGHPEYDTISLLKEYKREVIAYLAKIRDDYPPFPEHYLCVQSKAILNEFKTKVLVGDLQISDFPEILVDQTLCNTWQNTSLAVINNWIGCVYQVTHEEVGKPFMEGTDPNDPLGLK from the coding sequence ATGCCACTCATTGCCCATTCAAATTTGCCATCTTTTAAGCGTCTTCAGCAAGAGGGTGAGGTTGTCTTGTCAAAAGATAGGGCAAATAGCCAGGTTATTCGTGAATTACATATTGGATTGTTGAATATGATGCCAGATGCGGCACTTGAGGCAACTGAACGACAATTTTTCCGCTTAATTGGACGCTCTAATCAAATTGCACAATTTTATTTACACCCATTTACTCTATCTTCGATTGAGCGAGGTGAAAAGGCACAAGCACATATTGACGCCCATTATCTTGATTTTAATGAGATTAAAACACAAGGCTTGGATGCGCTGATTGTTACTGGTGCACCGGTAAAAGAAGCCGACCTTGAAAAAGAGCCTTTTTATCAGCAACTCAAAGAAGTAATCGAGTGGTCGTATGATCATGTTACTTCAACGCTGTGTTCGTGCTTGGCAACCCACGCTGTGCTTGAATTTCGTTATGGGCAAAAACGCCAGCCGATGGAGAAGAAGTGCTGGGGAGTTTTCCCACATCAAGTACAGGATAGAATACATCCATTAGTGAATGATGTGAACACACAGTTTGATGTGCCACATTCACGCTACAATGAAATTTCAAAGGCGCAATTTGATAAGGCAGGCGTCAAAATATTAGCAGATAGTGAGATTGGTGCACATTTGTGTGTGAGTGAAGATTTACTTAGAATTGTATTCTTTCAAGGGCACCCAGAATACGATACCATCAGCCTACTGAAAGAATATAAACGCGAAGTAATTGCATATTTAGCAAAAATTCGTGATGATTATCCGCCATTCCCTGAACATTATTTATGCGTGCAAAGTAAAGCAATTTTGAATGAGTTTAAAACCAAAGTTTTGGTGGGCGATCTTCAAATTAGTGATTTTCCAGAAATATTGGTTGATCAAACCCTATGCAATACTTGGCAAAATACAAGTCTTGCTGTGATTAATAACTGGATTGGTTGCGTTTACCAAGTAACGCACGAAGAAGTAGGCAAGCCATTTATGGAGGGCACTGATCCAAATGACCCACTTGGTTTAAAGTAG
- the mutY gene encoding Adenine DNA glycosylase, translated as MHLISKPLLKWFDQFGRHSLPWQASKNNPINPYHVWLSEIMLQQTQVATVIDYFNNFIRRFPNLTALANADEDAVLAQWAGLGYYARARNLHKCAKILTEQYQGEFPKILNEMIALPGIGESTAGAILSISFGQNHAILDGNVKRVLARYHEVQGHYGQSATLKELWHLARKHTPDTRNADYTQAIMDLGATLCTRSKPDCDHCPLAPHCQAKKHGTQGEYPNPKPKKIKPTHTVAMLIYRNKNGNIYLEKRPDKGIWGGLWSLVECENETKIIHQTIKDFDTNAHIQQTLPIMKHTFTHYHLLITPIIITCSDANKTFQSITELKVGLPAPVKTIIGQLD; from the coding sequence GTGCATTTAATTTCAAAACCACTGCTAAAGTGGTTTGACCAGTTTGGTCGTCATTCTTTGCCATGGCAAGCATCAAAAAATAACCCGATTAACCCTTATCATGTTTGGCTAAGTGAAATTATGTTGCAACAAACACAAGTTGCCACCGTGATTGATTATTTTAATAATTTTATTCGGCGTTTTCCCAATTTAACTGCACTCGCTAATGCCGATGAAGACGCTGTTTTAGCACAATGGGCAGGTTTGGGCTATTACGCTCGAGCGAGAAATTTGCATAAATGTGCCAAAATATTAACTGAACAATATCAAGGTGAATTTCCAAAAATTCTAAATGAAATGATTGCCTTGCCAGGTATCGGTGAATCAACTGCAGGCGCAATTTTATCCATCAGTTTCGGGCAAAATCACGCCATTTTAGATGGCAATGTTAAGCGCGTTTTGGCTCGCTATCACGAAGTCCAAGGACATTATGGACAAAGTGCAACGCTGAAAGAATTGTGGCATTTGGCAAGAAAGCATACACCCGACACTCGCAATGCCGACTATACACAAGCGATTATGGATTTGGGTGCGACTTTGTGTACACGGAGTAAACCTGATTGTGATCATTGCCCACTTGCACCGCATTGCCAAGCCAAAAAGCACGGCACACAAGGTGAATACCCCAATCCAAAACCTAAAAAAATTAAGCCAACTCACACAGTAGCAATGTTGATTTATCGCAATAAGAATGGCAATATTTATTTAGAAAAACGACCTGATAAAGGTATTTGGGGCGGACTATGGAGTCTTGTAGAGTGTGAAAATGAGACAAAAATCATCCATCAAACCATCAAAGATTTTGACACCAACGCCCACATACAACAGACCTTACCGATAATGAAGCATACTTTTACTCACTATCATTTGCTGATTACTCCGATTATTATTACCTGTTCAGACGCAAATAAAACCTTTCAATCAATTACTGAATTAAAAGTGGGTTTACCCGCACCTGTGAAAACAATTATTGGGCAATTAGATTAA
- the ribF gene encoding Bifunctional riboflavin kinase/FMN adenylyltransferase has protein sequence MKLIHGLHNLEKQQGSVVTIGNFDGVHAGHEKIILRLIKKSKALGAPSVLISFMPTPQSFFNHPQASLSSFKEKHNLLSKLGLDIHLIIRFNQAFSQLKAQDFVQTVLLDKLAMKHCLVGDDFCFGKDRVGDFELLKTLSKTNSFTVEKTPSILCDNHRVSSSKIRSLLEQGEMQSASQMLGREFSIVGKVIHGFKNGRNIGFPTINIPIKRKISPVHGIFAVTAELDGNIHQGVCSIGNRPIIGGEKTLLEVFLFDFDEQVYGFEVKTVFKHKIRDERDFEDFEALKQQIKIDVEDAKNYFKNQSNV, from the coding sequence ATGAAACTAATTCACGGACTTCACAATTTAGAAAAGCAGCAAGGTTCTGTCGTTACTATCGGTAACTTTGACGGTGTGCATGCAGGGCATGAAAAAATTATTCTGCGTTTGATTAAAAAATCAAAAGCGTTAGGTGCCCCGTCTGTCCTTATCTCTTTTATGCCAACGCCACAAAGTTTTTTTAATCATCCGCAGGCATCACTCAGCAGTTTCAAGGAAAAACATAATTTATTGTCCAAATTAGGCTTGGACATACACCTGATTATTCGTTTTAATCAAGCATTTTCCCAATTAAAGGCACAGGATTTTGTGCAAACGGTTTTATTGGATAAATTAGCAATGAAACATTGTTTGGTTGGCGACGATTTCTGCTTTGGCAAAGACAGGGTGGGTGATTTTGAGTTATTAAAAACCTTGTCAAAAACCAACAGCTTTACCGTGGAAAAAACCCCAAGCATCTTGTGCGACAATCATCGTGTCAGCAGTTCAAAAATTCGTTCGCTACTAGAACAAGGCGAAATGCAGTCCGCATCACAAATGTTAGGGCGTGAATTTTCCATCGTTGGCAAAGTAATTCACGGATTCAAAAATGGTCGAAATATTGGTTTTCCTACTATTAACATCCCAATTAAACGCAAAATCAGCCCTGTTCACGGTATTTTTGCAGTAACAGCCGAATTAGATGGCAACATTCATCAAGGCGTGTGCAGTATTGGAAACCGCCCTATTATTGGTGGTGAAAAAACTTTATTAGAGGTATTTTTATTTGATTTTGATGAACAGGTTTATGGATTTGAAGTAAAAACCGTCTTTAAACACAAAATTAGAGACGAAAGGGATTTTGAGGATTTTGAGGCATTAAAACAACAAATTAAAATCGATGTTGAAGATGCAAAAAATTATTTTAAAAACCAATCTAATGTCTGA
- the pyrC gene encoding Dihydroorotase, giving the protein MKNKTITIIQPDDWHLHVRSGEALKSVVGMTAAQMGRAIIMPNLNPPVTNAMQAQAYQDEILAALPTGSDFQPLMVLYLTDNTTGADIQAAIAGDVVAAKLYPAGATTNSDSGVTDIKNIYSALETMQKVGMPLLLHGEVTRKEVDIFDREAVFIDEVLNQVVADFPELKIVFEHITTKNAVDFVRESSDKIAATITPQHLLNNRNDMLVGGIKPHFYCLPILKRATHQQALIEVATSGNPKFFLGTDSAPHAKHDKESACGCAGVFSAPHAIELYAQAFDQAGAMDKLEGFASKFGADFYGLPHNTKTLTLEKQAWVVPDEFEFGDNMIVPFMAGQTLDWFLK; this is encoded by the coding sequence ATGAAAAATAAAACAATAACAATAATTCAGCCAGACGATTGGCATCTGCATGTTCGTAGTGGAGAGGCGTTAAAATCTGTAGTGGGGATGACGGCAGCACAGATGGGGCGGGCAATTATTATGCCTAATCTCAATCCACCTGTAACCAATGCAATGCAGGCACAGGCTTATCAAGATGAGATTTTGGCGGCGTTGCCGACAGGTAGCGATTTTCAACCGTTGATGGTTTTGTATTTAACAGATAACACGACTGGTGCGGATATTCAAGCGGCAATTGCGGGCGATGTTGTGGCGGCGAAATTATATCCTGCGGGAGCAACGACGAATTCTGACAGCGGTGTTACTGATATTAAGAATATTTATTCCGCATTAGAAACAATGCAAAAAGTGGGTATGCCATTGTTATTACACGGCGAAGTAACACGCAAAGAAGTGGATATTTTTGACCGTGAAGCGGTGTTTATTGATGAAGTTTTAAATCAAGTAGTTGCCGATTTCCCCGAATTAAAAATTGTCTTTGAACACATTACCACTAAAAATGCAGTAGATTTCGTGCGTGAAAGTAGCGACAAAATCGCTGCCACTATCACCCCGCAGCACCTGCTCAATAATCGCAATGATATGTTAGTGGGTGGTATCAAGCCTCATTTTTATTGCCTCCCCATTCTAAAACGAGCCACCCATCAACAAGCATTAATTGAAGTGGCAACCAGTGGCAACCCTAAATTTTTCTTAGGCACAGACTCCGCCCCCCATGCTAAACACGATAAAGAATCTGCTTGTGGTTGTGCGGGCGTGTTTTCAGCCCCCCATGCGATTGAGTTATACGCACAAGCATTTGACCAGGCAGGTGCGATGGATAAATTAGAAGGGTTTGCGTCAAAATTTGGGGCAGATTTTTATGGTTTGCCACACAATACCAAGACACTTACCCTGGAAAAACAAGCGTGGGTTGTGCCTGATGAATTTGAGTTTGGCGATAATATGATTGTGCCATTTATGGCGGGTCAGACATTAGATTGGTTTTTAAAATAA